From the genome of Epinephelus moara isolate mb chromosome 10, YSFRI_EMoa_1.0, whole genome shotgun sequence, one region includes:
- the LOC126396928 gene encoding trace amine-associated receptor 8a-like: protein MKKISLPDRTFAGALFSDGSADPACSPRSMPVTPQAIFIRTLLCCLTLLTVMLNLLVIISISHFRQLHTPTNLILLSLAVSDLFVGLAVMPSAIISLQSCGFLGKITCAFLYLLGFILTSASVGNMVLISVDRYVAICDPLHYSSMITLSRVKICVSLCWLCAVIYNLIILKDHFSQIDLSNSCAHECVVVINYVSGAVDLLLTFLGPVTVIIVLYMRVFVVAVSQARIMRSQISTTKSNTVIVKKSEMRAARTLGITLLAFILCLCPYYINSLAGQNTTDSIASSAQNWLFYCNSMFNPLIYAFFYPWFRKAVKVIVRLQILQAGSRKAKMM, encoded by the exons ATGAAAAAGATTAGTCTTCCTGACCGAACTTTCGCTGGAGCTTTATTTAGCGACGGGTCAGCGGACCCAGCCTGCTCCCCCAG GTCAATGCCTGTTACTCCCCAGGCCATATTCATCAGAACACTGCTGTGCTGCCTCACTCTTCTCACTGTGATGCTCAATTTATTGGTTATCATCTCCATCTCCCACTTCAG GCAGCTCCACACCCCCACCAAtctcatcctcctctctctggctgTGTCTGACTTGTTTGTGGGCCTCGCAGTGATGCCAAGTGCAATCATCAGCCTGCAGTCCTGTGGGTTTCTGGGTAAAATCACATGTGCTTTTTTGTACCTGTTGGGCTTCATCCTTACCTCTGCTTCTGTTGGGAACATGGTGCTCATATCAGTGGACCGTTATGTGGCTATTTGTGACCCTCTGCACTATTCCTCCATGATAACACTAAGCAGAGTTaaaatctgtgtgtctttgtgttggtTATGTGCTGTTATCTACAACCTTATAATTCTTAAAGATCACTTTTCACAAATAGATTTGTCTAACTCCTGTGCTCACGAATGTGTAGTTGTCATAAATTACGTTTCAGGGGCAGTAGACTTGCTTCTGACCTTTCTTGGCCCTGTTACTGTGATCATAGTTCTCTATATGAGAGTGTTTGTGGTGGCTGTGTCACAAGCACGTATCATGCGGTCTCAAATTTCAACTACTAAATCAAATACTGTGATTGTTAAGAAATCTGAGATGAGGGCTGCTAGAACTCTAGGTATTACTCTTCTTGCGTTTATACTTTGTCTCTGTCCATACTACATTAATTCTCTAGCAGGACAGAACACCACAGATAGTATAGCTTCATCAGCTCAGAACTGGCTGTTCTATTGTAACTCCATGTTTAATCCTCTGATCTATGCCTTTTTCTACCCCTGGTTTAGAAAAGCGGTTAAAGTCATTGTCAGACTTCAGATACTGCAGGCGGGTTCCCGTAAGGCCAAGATGATGTAG